One genomic segment of Pristiophorus japonicus isolate sPriJap1 unplaced genomic scaffold, sPriJap1.hap1 HAP1_SCAFFOLD_29, whole genome shotgun sequence includes these proteins:
- the LOC139248218 gene encoding histone H2A.J-like, with protein MSGRGKTGGKVRAKAKSRSSRAGLQFPVGRVHRHLRKGNYAERVGAGAPVYMAAVLEYLTAEILELAGNAARDNKKTRIIPRHLQLAIRNDEELNKLLGKVTIAQGGVLPNIQAVLLPKKTA; from the coding sequence atgtctgggagaggaaaaaccggcggtaaagttcgggccaaggccaagtctcgctcctcgcgggccggactgcagttccctgtgggccgtgttcacaggcatctgcgaaaggggaactacgctgagcgtgtgggtgccggagccccggtctacatggctgctgtgctcgagtatctgaccgctgaaatcctggagctggccggcaacgcggcccgcgacaacaagaagacccgcatcatccccagacacctgcagctggccatccgcaacgacgaggagctcaacaagctgctgggaaaggtgaccatcgctcagggcggggtgctgcctaatatccaggctgtgctgctgcccaagaaaaccgcc